Proteins encoded by one window of Candidatus Nitrosocosmicus hydrocola:
- a CDS encoding glycosyltransferase family 4 protein gives MVVVIIVPYELDSYDKSTLKILMVSTEFPPIPGGVGRYTKNLTDGLKRLGVQVSVLCNEKGGGEYIGIDPKNENNSKIIFEVIAEYDPDLVHIQLEHGLYGLKMDYINPNKLSTNIDEFYEECKIPIVTTFHSAYPLRQWMELSKHTHLLNKDIITFPINLANQISDYWKRFINYRSFNSANKQKMQMSQANIAFSNYLTKLISENENVSNDEKSLNNFSVIYHGAEPNLNKHVKKREARAAFSLPLNHKIALFFGFMTHTKGWDILNDLDIPNDWVVVINQSENLFNLAKPVPIKDQNIQKINYHTEIKNLQKGKIVNLNRGFLTDKDLSMLFYACDIIVLPYTVTSGSGVMFDALAHGLPFIATDLGFFKEFANKGLGIVAKRKPNEFAKAIKKLESEYLQYTQRIEMFNSELTWDNVALQHFDLYSNVLGKNNKIKNIPFPHAGQ, from the coding sequence GATAGTTATGATAAATCTACATTAAAAATTCTGATGGTTTCAACCGAGTTCCCTCCTATCCCTGGCGGTGTTGGCAGATATACTAAGAATCTCACAGATGGATTGAAAAGATTAGGGGTACAAGTTTCTGTCTTATGCAACGAGAAAGGAGGTGGGGAATATATAGGCATCGATCCTAAAAATGAAAACAATTCAAAAATAATATTTGAAGTGATTGCTGAATATGATCCCGATCTTGTACATATTCAATTAGAACATGGACTTTATGGACTAAAAATGGACTATATCAATCCAAACAAATTAAGTACCAACATAGATGAATTCTATGAAGAATGCAAAATACCCATTGTTACTACATTTCATTCTGCTTATCCTCTTCGTCAATGGATGGAGTTATCAAAACATACACACCTTTTAAACAAAGATATAATTACTTTTCCAATTAATCTAGCCAACCAGATATCGGACTATTGGAAACGTTTCATAAACTATCGATCTTTTAATTCAGCAAATAAACAAAAAATGCAAATGAGTCAGGCTAATATTGCATTTTCAAATTATTTAACTAAATTAATATCTGAAAATGAAAATGTCTCCAATGATGAAAAATCATTGAATAACTTTTCAGTGATATACCATGGAGCAGAACCAAATCTGAATAAACATGTAAAGAAGAGGGAAGCAAGAGCAGCATTTTCCTTACCCTTGAATCATAAAATAGCATTATTCTTTGGATTCATGACCCATACTAAAGGGTGGGATATATTGAATGATTTGGACATACCAAATGACTGGGTGGTGGTAATTAACCAATCTGAGAACTTGTTTAATTTAGCAAAGCCAGTGCCAATTAAGGATCAAAATATTCAAAAAATAAATTATCACACCGAAATCAAAAATTTACAGAAAGGTAAAATTGTCAATTTGAATAGAGGATTTCTAACAGATAAAGACCTTTCAATGCTTTTTTATGCATGTGATATAATTGTGCTTCCTTATACCGTAACCTCAGGTTCAGGTGTAATGTTTGATGCACTTGCTCACGGATTACCCTTTATCGCGACTGATTTAGGTTTCTTTAAAGAATTTGCAAATAAAGGACTGGGTATAGTGGCAAAAAGAAAACCAAACGAATTTGCCAAAGCAATAAAGAAACTAGAGTCAGAATACCTGCAGTATACTCAAAGAATTGAAATGTTCAATAGTGAATTAACATGGGATAATGTCGCATTACAGCATTTTGACCTTTATAGTAATGTACTAGGTAAGAACAATAAGATTAAAAACATCCCATTTCCACATGCTGGTCAATAA
- a CDS encoding ATP-binding protein: MTADNLDYIKEMLTFSEIKHLEGMKGNFEVSDEKEYVAVATLKEAHPIPQLIFSNVPEIVEQQQFVFDSFWDKGIPAELRITEIERGIIPSVTNILTDYEKAEKKEFDMIRDAKKDIKIIYSTPYAFHIQEKSGTLELLKEMADEKENLNINLLVPIDQYIKKSLSLALLSNTINKNIQIYNIEPSINVRIKSIVTDRKESLVIEIKELEVQDMEPTTGFAIYSNSLPTVLTYSSVFEMILNQSILSEELRHEGEIKDEFINTAAHELRTPTQAITGYSELNDEQLDDLLNKKETMTEEEQRKSLMSLRKHQENISRNAMRLNNLINNLLDVARFDSSHKSEITLHKEKVDLVKEINDIIASEFSQKIRDKDIKINFINNYLLGDHCWVYSDQSRVNQVLTNLVDNAIKFSKKGDSINIMIKNNSSFESSNTTETEINRSEDETENIQNNQGYSVSEQQEEGEKGEENNVYVSISDSGKGISSKMMPKLFEKFVTDSDFGTGLGLFLSKKLVEAHGGRIWAFNNSDGIGSTFVFSLPKIDSSGNQYL, translated from the coding sequence GTGACCGCGGATAACTTAGACTATATCAAAGAGATGCTTACATTCTCAGAAATTAAACACTTAGAAGGTATGAAGGGAAACTTTGAAGTTTCAGATGAAAAAGAATACGTGGCTGTAGCAACGCTAAAAGAAGCACATCCAATACCTCAACTCATATTTAGCAATGTGCCTGAAATTGTAGAACAACAGCAGTTTGTTTTTGATAGTTTTTGGGACAAGGGCATACCAGCAGAACTAAGAATAACAGAAATAGAAAGAGGGATTATCCCATCTGTTACAAATATTCTAACCGACTACGAGAAAGCGGAGAAAAAAGAATTTGACATGATAAGAGATGCCAAAAAAGATATAAAAATAATTTATTCTACCCCTTACGCATTTCATATTCAAGAAAAAAGTGGAACACTTGAACTTTTAAAAGAAATGGCGGATGAAAAAGAAAACCTAAATATCAACTTACTCGTGCCAATAGATCAATACATAAAAAAATCACTGTCTCTTGCACTTTTGTCTAACACAATTAACAAGAATATTCAAATATACAATATAGAACCAAGTATCAACGTCAGAATAAAATCAATAGTGACAGATAGAAAAGAATCACTTGTTATAGAGATTAAAGAACTAGAAGTACAAGATATGGAACCCACAACCGGATTTGCCATCTATTCGAACAGTTTACCAACAGTATTAACTTACTCTTCTGTATTTGAAATGATACTCAATCAAAGTATTCTCTCTGAAGAACTAAGGCATGAAGGAGAAATTAAGGATGAATTTATAAATACAGCAGCACATGAACTAAGAACTCCAACTCAAGCCATTACCGGTTACTCTGAATTAAATGACGAACAATTAGATGATCTTTTAAATAAGAAAGAAACTATGACAGAAGAAGAACAGAGAAAAAGCCTCATGAGTTTGCGTAAACATCAAGAAAATATTTCTAGAAATGCCATGAGACTCAATAATTTGATAAATAATCTTTTAGATGTTGCTCGATTTGATTCAAGTCATAAAAGTGAAATTACATTGCATAAAGAGAAAGTAGATCTAGTTAAAGAGATAAACGATATCATTGCATCTGAATTTAGTCAGAAAATTAGAGACAAAGACATTAAAATAAATTTTATAAATAATTACCTATTAGGAGACCATTGCTGGGTTTATTCAGATCAATCAAGGGTAAATCAGGTCCTTACTAATTTAGTAGATAACGCTATTAAATTTTCTAAAAAAGGCGATAGCATCAATATCATGATAAAGAATAATAGTAGTTTTGAATCAAGTAATACAACTGAAACGGAAATCAATAGATCAGAAGATGAGACAGAAAACATTCAGAATAACCAAGGTTACAGCGTAAGCGAACAGCAAGAAGAAGGAGAAAAAGGAGAGGAAAATAATGTATATGTCAGTATATCTGATAGTGGCAAAGGTATATCTTCTAAAATGATGCCGAAATTGTTTGAAAAATTTGTGACAGATTCTGATTTTGGAACTGGCCTTGGACTATTTCTTTCCAAAAAACTAGTTGAAGCACATGGTGGCAGGATATGGGCGTTTAACAATTCTGATGGAATTGGCTCTACTTTTGTTTTTAGTTTACCAAAAATAGATAGTTCAGGAAACCAGTATTTATGA
- a CDS encoding Lrp/AsnC family transcriptional regulator: MLGGKNNKQTSKLLSIPLSTVQRRVRHLFAASIITSRIELNYEKLGYKTGLLHIYLENGGIDRMAKRIDELEGVTFVEIHIGNSDILAHVVYKDGKKLLSLVSEIKNFDGVERIVWSERVYQSPHKNLEVKMDL, from the coding sequence ATGCTTGGTGGAAAAAATAACAAGCAAACTTCTAAACTCCTTTCAATACCCTTGTCCACCGTTCAGAGAAGAGTAAGACATCTTTTCGCAGCAAGCATCATAACTTCAAGAATCGAACTAAATTACGAAAAACTTGGATATAAAACGGGGCTCTTACATATTTATCTTGAGAATGGCGGTATTGATAGAATGGCTAAAAGAATTGATGAACTTGAAGGAGTCACTTTCGTAGAAATTCATATTGGAAACTCCGATATTTTGGCCCACGTTGTTTATAAAGATGGAAAAAAACTTTTGTCACTCGTCTCTGAAATAAAAAATTTTGATGGAGTAGAAAGAATCGTTTGGTCTGAAAGAGTTTACCAGTCTCCTCATAAGAATTTAGAAGTCAAAATGGACCTGTGA
- a CDS encoding Lrp/AsnC family transcriptional regulator, which produces MTRRPKIDKSITTKTDKNDKINQNVERHNKSYTILFDKINVQILQELLKNHNITSSEISLKLKVPLSTIQRRRSAIEKSGFLQHKYEIEPKKFGLRTADLLVDVSKGDCEEIAKEILNQYRKNILQVTIRMGSPMRNLVATVVYKDTDEVFEIMQYIRRMEHVENVEWSEIVKTILKNDSGIVANIFE; this is translated from the coding sequence TTGACACGAAGGCCTAAAATCGACAAATCCATAACTACCAAAACCGATAAAAATGACAAAATAAATCAAAATGTTGAGAGACACAATAAATCATATACTATTCTATTTGATAAAATCAATGTCCAAATATTACAAGAATTACTCAAGAATCATAATATAACATCTTCTGAAATTTCACTCAAGTTAAAAGTCCCTTTATCTACTATCCAAAGAAGAAGAAGTGCAATTGAAAAGTCTGGATTTTTACAGCATAAATATGAAATAGAACCTAAAAAATTTGGACTGAGGACTGCTGATCTATTGGTAGATGTTTCAAAAGGAGATTGTGAAGAAATTGCAAAGGAAATCTTAAATCAATATCGTAAAAACATTCTACAAGTTACAATTAGAATGGGTAGTCCCATGAGAAATCTTGTTGCAACAGTTGTCTACAAAGATACCGATGAAGTGTTTGAAATTATGCAATATATTAGAAGAATGGAGCATGTTGAAAATGTAGAATGGTCGGAAATTGTAAAAACCATCCTAAAGAATGATAGTGGTATAGTCGCAAACATATTTGAATGA
- a CDS encoding discoidin domain-containing protein, with product MVKGTKINEITVGGVTVSIWTATDPAASHHDLFTVEIGSEGDDDWVCIGGGVRGSDSPGNFLTASFPSDDFKSWNVASRDHINLDAAPLVGFAIGMKIPSLTKQELISNLKLTKATSDSVPHPKISSFVNDGFLLLGGGFRVLDQLAGNLGTSSYPDSTLSWRAQSKDHDISSPSRITAFAIGIRSTIIKLNGIAVGSVATSFNSLEDNRGLTFQDVSVSPLPNFALSGGGGTAHYQNVIGGGRYLFALEPMLVPTENPTEQLFSTRTSRIEVIDINNLTGYAMGIKFMPSSSLPPSPSNPPGNGTPTCDKLIIATEANSSGSLGTFGPRNVIDGKTDTKWMSITNPNPWIQLTLDNQKSICRVDILWANDTQYKFNISMSTDSVTYTNAYPQPITRTGTSTISSETYHFTARNAVHIRITITDTGSPGNIVEVNEISLFSNQG from the coding sequence ATGGTCAAGGGAACAAAAATAAATGAGATAACAGTTGGAGGCGTAACAGTATCTATTTGGACTGCTACGGACCCAGCAGCCAGTCACCATGATCTATTCACTGTAGAAATTGGCTCTGAGGGTGATGATGATTGGGTATGTATAGGAGGGGGAGTGCGAGGAAGTGATTCTCCGGGTAATTTTCTTACCGCTTCTTTTCCATCGGACGACTTTAAGAGCTGGAATGTTGCATCACGCGATCACATAAATCTTGATGCAGCTCCATTAGTTGGATTTGCAATTGGGATGAAAATCCCATCTTTGACTAAGCAAGAATTGATTTCCAATCTGAAACTTACAAAGGCAACTAGCGATTCTGTTCCCCATCCTAAAATCTCGAGTTTCGTAAATGATGGATTTTTACTATTGGGAGGAGGTTTTCGAGTACTTGATCAGTTAGCGGGTAATTTGGGAACTAGCTCATATCCAGATTCAACCCTTTCCTGGAGAGCACAGTCTAAAGATCATGACATTTCAAGTCCTTCTCGAATTACGGCATTTGCTATAGGTATCAGATCAACAATAATTAAATTAAATGGAATAGCGGTTGGATCTGTTGCAACATCCTTCAATAGTCTTGAAGACAACCGTGGTTTAACTTTCCAGGATGTTTCTGTAAGTCCGTTACCGAATTTTGCATTAAGCGGTGGAGGGGGTACTGCCCATTATCAAAACGTTATAGGTGGAGGTCGCTATCTATTTGCGTTAGAGCCTATGCTTGTACCTACCGAAAATCCCACTGAACAATTGTTTAGTACAAGAACCTCAAGAATTGAAGTTATCGATATTAATAACCTGACTGGATATGCTATGGGGATCAAGTTCATGCCTTCTTCATCCTTGCCACCTTCACCGTCTAATCCTCCTGGAAATGGTACACCCACATGCGATAAACTGATTATTGCAACCGAAGCCAACTCAAGTGGAAGTTTAGGTACTTTTGGTCCTCGAAACGTTATTGATGGAAAAACAGATACGAAATGGATGTCAATTACTAATCCCAATCCGTGGATTCAACTTACACTAGATAATCAAAAGTCAATCTGTAGAGTTGATATATTATGGGCAAATGATACCCAGTATAAATTCAATATCTCTATGTCTACTGATAGTGTTACATACACCAATGCATATCCTCAACCTATTACTAGAACGGGTACCAGTACTATATCTTCCGAAACCTACCACTTTACAGCAAGGAATGCAGTTCATATTCGAATCACAATCACTGATACTGGATCCCCGGGTAATATAGTAGAAGTTAACGAAATAAGTCTCTTCAGCAATCAAGGATGA